In Rhizobium sp. WSM4643, the following are encoded in one genomic region:
- a CDS encoding LacI family DNA-binding transcriptional regulator, which produces MRRITLDDVANLAGVSPITVSRVLRKPDAVSPGLRLRVDAAVKELGYVPNIAASRLASSRTHAIGVIVPTLYNVIFAEYLFALHEVLVAAGFQVIVVNSRYSEIEEENAIKALLGQRVEAIIIAGTHHTPLSRQLLAQARLPVVETFELSPNPIDLNIGMSQEHAGQTATQHLIERGFRRIAFLTGNLDHRAQSRFDGYRLAMQEAELLNLEIIAERPRHSYVALGSDLFAMTHERGDLPEAIFCTDDNLALGAMQECRKRGIRVPDDISIIGFHDLEFAACAAPSLSSIATRRFETGKLAAERVLAALNSSVVSRSEQIDLGFALIPRESTAI; this is translated from the coding sequence ATGCGGCGGATAACACTTGATGACGTGGCAAATCTTGCCGGGGTCAGCCCGATCACGGTTTCGAGGGTGCTGCGCAAGCCCGATGCGGTCTCGCCAGGCCTGCGGCTGCGCGTCGATGCCGCCGTCAAGGAACTCGGCTATGTGCCGAATATTGCCGCGAGCCGCCTCGCCTCCTCGCGCACGCATGCGATCGGCGTCATCGTTCCGACCCTCTACAACGTTATCTTCGCGGAATATCTGTTTGCGCTTCACGAGGTGCTGGTCGCCGCCGGCTTCCAGGTGATCGTCGTCAACAGCCGCTATTCCGAGATCGAGGAGGAAAACGCCATCAAGGCATTACTCGGGCAAAGGGTGGAGGCGATCATCATCGCCGGCACTCATCACACGCCGCTCTCGCGTCAGCTTCTCGCCCAGGCTCGTCTGCCCGTTGTCGAGACCTTCGAGCTTTCTCCAAACCCGATCGACCTCAACATCGGCATGTCGCAGGAGCATGCCGGGCAGACGGCGACGCAGCACCTGATCGAACGGGGTTTCCGCCGGATCGCCTTCCTGACCGGCAATCTCGACCACCGCGCCCAGTCGCGTTTCGACGGCTACCGGCTGGCGATGCAGGAGGCGGAGCTGCTGAATCTGGAGATCATCGCCGAGAGGCCACGCCATAGCTACGTGGCACTCGGCTCCGACCTCTTCGCCATGACGCATGAACGTGGCGACCTGCCAGAGGCGATCTTCTGCACTGACGACAATCTGGCGCTCGGTGCCATGCAGGAATGCCGCAAACGCGGCATCCGTGTGCCCGATGACATCTCGATCATCGGATTTCACGACCTGGAATTCGCCGCCTGCGCCGCACCCTCCCTCTCCTCGATCGCGACTAGGCGTTTCGAAACCGGAAAACTCGCGGCCGAAAGGGTGCTTGCCGCGTTGAATTCCTCCGTGGTATCGAGGTCCGAGCAGATCGACCTCGGCTTTGCCTTGATTCCGCGCGAAAGCACGGCAATCTGA
- a CDS encoding MFS transporter has translation MSVIEKAQPMSAGEPAKALWISTVAFTLCFAVWTIFAIIGIRIKQDLGLNEAEFGLLVGTPVLTGSLVRIVLGIWTGRYGGRLVYTLTMLAAALATFLLSYAQTYTQMLIAGLGVGLAGGSFAVGVAYVSPFFPAEKQGTALGIFGAGNVGAAVTKFAAPFVLLAWGWQAVAEIWAVCLALMAIVFWFTTTDDPAYRLRRERRAATKSFAEEFAPLQNVQVWRFSLYYFFAFGGFVALSLWLPRYLVGVYGFNLETAGMIAAAYSIPGSIFRAFGGVLSDKKGARSVMYTMLAVSAVATLILSLPAASGTGTSPAFGITPVIFIVVIFVLGFFMSLGKAAVYKHIPAYYPENVGAVGGIVGMMGGLGGFILPIAFGLLKDMTGLWSSCFLLLFAIVVISLIWMHLSVKQLSRQGHSAPVAAT, from the coding sequence ATGTCTGTCATCGAGAAAGCACAACCCATGTCGGCCGGCGAACCAGCCAAGGCATTGTGGATCTCCACTGTAGCCTTCACCCTCTGTTTTGCCGTGTGGACGATCTTCGCGATCATCGGCATTCGCATCAAGCAGGATCTCGGGCTGAACGAGGCCGAGTTCGGGTTGCTGGTCGGCACCCCCGTCCTTACCGGTTCGCTCGTGCGCATCGTTCTTGGCATCTGGACCGGGCGCTACGGCGGCCGTCTCGTTTACACGCTCACCATGCTGGCCGCCGCATTGGCGACCTTCCTGCTCTCCTACGCCCAGACTTATACGCAAATGTTGATCGCCGGGCTCGGCGTCGGCCTCGCCGGCGGCTCCTTTGCGGTCGGTGTCGCCTATGTCTCGCCTTTCTTCCCCGCGGAAAAGCAGGGAACCGCGCTCGGCATCTTCGGTGCCGGCAATGTCGGCGCGGCTGTGACCAAATTCGCCGCCCCCTTCGTGTTGCTCGCATGGGGCTGGCAGGCGGTTGCCGAGATCTGGGCCGTCTGTCTGGCACTGATGGCAATCGTCTTCTGGTTCACCACGACCGATGATCCGGCCTACCGTCTCCGCCGCGAACGCCGCGCCGCCACCAAGAGTTTTGCCGAGGAATTCGCGCCGCTGCAGAACGTTCAGGTCTGGCGCTTTTCACTCTACTATTTCTTCGCCTTCGGAGGCTTCGTCGCCCTGTCGCTGTGGCTGCCGCGCTACCTGGTCGGCGTCTATGGCTTCAACCTGGAAACTGCCGGCATGATCGCGGCCGCCTACTCCATCCCGGGCAGCATCTTCCGCGCCTTCGGCGGCGTACTGTCGGACAAGAAAGGCGCCCGCAGCGTGATGTACACGATGCTTGCCGTGTCGGCCGTCGCCACCCTCATTCTTTCGCTGCCGGCTGCTTCTGGGACCGGGACGAGTCCCGCGTTCGGCATCACCCCCGTCATCTTCATCGTCGTCATCTTCGTGCTCGGATTCTTCATGAGCCTCGGCAAGGCTGCCGTCTACAAGCACATTCCGGCCTACTACCCCGAAAACGTCGGCGCCGTCGGCGGCATCGTCGGGATGATGGGCGGTCTTGGCGGCTTCATCCTTCCGATCGCCTTTGGCCTCCTCAAGGACATGACCGGCCTTTGGTCCAGCTGTTTCCTGCTGCTCTTTGCAATCGTTGTGATCTCTCTCATCTGGATGCACCTGTCCGTCAAGCAACTGTCGCGCCAAGGGCACTCGGCGCCCGTGGCTGCAACCTGA
- a CDS encoding sugar ABC transporter ATP-binding protein: MTLSEPLFRTEGISKRYGGAVALKDADIAIRPGAIHAVLGENGAGKSTLIKIMAGVVAPDEGRMLLDGKEIAFASPAAANAAGIVCVFQELSLIPDLSVADNIVISNPPLRFGMIDRRRQRRIAEEALARAGASDIHPSALVKDLPLSRRQMVEIAKALARKPRLMILDEATSALTQSDVEKVFAVLKRLRAEGMALIYISHRMHEIAQLADECTVFRNGRSIESYPAGTKTDQQVVELMIGREYSNVFPPKPAHRGEQKPVLSCLDLSWGDRLSGITFDIRPGEIIGVGGLDGQGQRELLLALFGVLRDVKGEVAIDGRPVTLKSPRDAKSGGISMALIPEDRKTEGLMLPMTVRENLSIAALDRVSRNGVIDRAAERREIDDLFKLLAIKAVTIDMPVAALSGGNQQKVVIAKWLMNRPRIILLNDPTRGIDVGTKQEIYLLLHKLADAGAAIIFYSTDYDELIGCCDRVLVMYDGRIIRELEGAEINEHELIGAALNIAGDHVAQRIAP; encoded by the coding sequence ATGACCTTGTCCGAACCGCTTTTCCGCACGGAAGGCATATCGAAGCGCTATGGCGGTGCTGTCGCGCTTAAGGATGCCGATATCGCCATCCGGCCAGGAGCGATCCATGCCGTCCTTGGCGAGAACGGCGCCGGCAAATCGACGCTGATCAAGATCATGGCGGGCGTCGTGGCGCCAGATGAAGGACGCATGCTGCTCGACGGCAAGGAGATCGCCTTCGCCTCGCCGGCCGCCGCCAATGCGGCGGGCATCGTCTGCGTCTTCCAGGAGCTTTCGCTGATCCCCGACCTCTCCGTCGCCGACAACATCGTCATCAGCAATCCGCCGCTGAGATTCGGCATGATAGACCGGCGCCGGCAACGGCGGATCGCCGAGGAAGCGCTGGCGCGCGCCGGTGCCTCCGACATTCATCCGTCCGCCTTGGTCAAGGATCTACCCCTGTCCCGGCGGCAGATGGTCGAGATTGCCAAGGCGCTTGCCCGCAAGCCACGGCTGATGATCCTCGACGAGGCGACCTCGGCGCTGACGCAATCGGATGTCGAAAAGGTCTTTGCCGTGTTGAAGCGCCTGCGCGCCGAGGGAATGGCGCTGATCTACATCTCCCACCGCATGCACGAAATTGCCCAGCTGGCGGATGAGTGCACGGTCTTCCGCAACGGCCGCAGCATCGAATCCTATCCGGCCGGCACGAAGACCGACCAGCAGGTGGTTGAACTGATGATCGGCCGCGAATACAGCAATGTCTTTCCGCCGAAGCCGGCCCATCGCGGAGAGCAAAAACCGGTCCTTTCCTGCCTCGACCTTTCCTGGGGTGACCGGCTTTCTGGCATCACATTCGATATCAGGCCCGGCGAGATCATCGGCGTCGGCGGGCTAGACGGGCAGGGGCAGCGCGAATTGCTGCTGGCCCTCTTCGGCGTGCTGCGCGACGTGAAGGGCGAAGTCGCGATCGACGGCAGGCCGGTGACGCTGAAAAGCCCCCGTGATGCCAAGTCCGGCGGCATATCCATGGCGCTGATCCCCGAGGACCGGAAGACCGAGGGGCTGATGCTGCCGATGACGGTGCGCGAGAACCTATCGATTGCAGCCCTCGACCGCGTCTCGCGCAACGGCGTCATCGATCGGGCGGCCGAACGACGCGAGATCGACGATCTGTTCAAGCTGTTGGCGATCAAGGCCGTGACGATCGACATGCCCGTTGCCGCACTATCCGGCGGTAACCAGCAGAAGGTGGTTATCGCCAAATGGTTGATGAACCGGCCGCGTATCATCCTGCTCAACGATCCGACGCGCGGCATCGACGTCGGCACCAAGCAGGAAATCTATCTGCTGCTGCACAAGCTTGCCGATGCGGGCGCGGCGATCATCTTCTATTCCACCGACTACGATGAACTGATCGGCTGCTGCGACCGCGTGCTCGTCATGTATGACGGCCGCATCATCCGCGAGCTCGAAGGCGCCGAGATCAACGAGCACGAACTGATCGGCGCAGCTCTCAACATCGCCGGCGACCACGTAGCGCAAAGGATTGCCCCATGA
- a CDS encoding sugar ABC transporter substrate-binding protein, translating to MFKVKEAKLARIAAFSVSALALLCGAASAEPKVVSGPAAEPGCMVPWAADTQFLQYPKKDGPYRIALANGYIANTWRIQMVQTAKAYAAQPDVAAKLKEFKVVSTGEDVPAQISAINNFIDAGYDAIVVNAQNPTAFGPVIKRAKEAGVILVAFDNILDTKDAINVNVDQKGLGVLWADWLVKHLPSGGKVLEVRGVAGTSVDTDRHNGIHETLDASGKKFTVTEVVGKWDDGVAQKATADAIATNGPFDGITAQGGDTGVVQAMIDAKHPFVPFGGETENGFRKFCAAHAADGLKCSSAGTGPAQVAVAIKTAIAALEGQVVPQAVKLPTAIVSDPDFKEGEDYYPTQSDNFFVGNSFPTCGINFSAQEIMGQSKENQ from the coding sequence ATGTTTAAGGTGAAAGAAGCCAAATTGGCTCGCATTGCCGCGTTTTCCGTGTCCGCGCTTGCCCTGCTCTGCGGCGCGGCCAGCGCGGAACCGAAGGTCGTGTCCGGCCCGGCCGCCGAGCCCGGCTGCATGGTGCCTTGGGCCGCCGACACGCAGTTCCTGCAATATCCAAAGAAGGACGGCCCCTATCGCATCGCGCTCGCCAACGGTTACATCGCCAATACCTGGCGAATCCAGATGGTGCAGACAGCCAAGGCCTACGCCGCCCAGCCCGACGTCGCAGCCAAGCTGAAGGAGTTCAAGGTCGTCTCGACAGGCGAGGATGTGCCGGCGCAGATTTCCGCCATCAACAACTTCATCGATGCCGGTTATGATGCCATCGTCGTCAATGCGCAGAACCCGACAGCTTTCGGGCCGGTGATCAAGCGCGCCAAGGAGGCCGGTGTCATTCTCGTCGCCTTCGACAACATCCTCGATACCAAGGACGCGATCAACGTCAACGTCGACCAGAAGGGTCTCGGCGTCCTCTGGGCCGACTGGCTGGTGAAACATCTGCCGAGCGGCGGCAAGGTGCTGGAAGTGCGTGGCGTCGCCGGTACGTCGGTCGATACGGATCGCCACAACGGCATCCACGAAACCCTGGACGCCTCGGGCAAGAAGTTCACGGTAACCGAGGTCGTCGGAAAATGGGATGACGGTGTTGCCCAGAAGGCGACGGCTGACGCGATCGCCACCAACGGCCCGTTCGATGGCATCACTGCGCAGGGCGGCGATACCGGCGTCGTGCAGGCGATGATCGATGCCAAACATCCCTTCGTGCCCTTCGGCGGTGAGACGGAAAATGGCTTCCGCAAATTCTGCGCTGCCCATGCCGCCGACGGCCTGAAGTGCTCGTCCGCCGGCACTGGCCCGGCCCAGGTCGCCGTCGCCATCAAGACGGCGATCGCAGCACTCGAGGGTCAGGTCGTGCCGCAGGCAGTCAAGCTGCCGACCGCGATTGTTTCGGATCCTGATTTCAAGGAAGGCGAGGATTACTATCCCACCCAGTCCGACAACTTCTTCGTCGGCAATTCCTTCCCGACCTGCGGCATCAATTTCAGCGCTCAGGAAATCATGGGGCAGTCCAAAGAGAACCAATAG
- a CDS encoding ANTAR domain-containing response regulator → MTHLDLTILVIDENAIRASIIEEGLREAGHTRVTVVHEVNGIARIIETLMPDVIIIDIENPNRDMMEHLFQLTRTVSRPIAMFVDRSDTASIEAAVDAGVSAYIVDGLKKERVKPILDMAVSRFNAFNRLRRELADARSALEERKLIERAKGILMKMRGLSEEEAFALLRQTAMNEKKKMSEIAQSVVTAAGLLM, encoded by the coding sequence ATGACGCATCTCGATCTGACAATTCTGGTGATCGACGAAAATGCCATTCGCGCCTCCATCATCGAAGAAGGACTGCGCGAGGCAGGGCATACGCGCGTCACCGTGGTCCATGAGGTCAACGGCATCGCGCGAATCATCGAAACGCTGATGCCCGACGTGATCATCATCGATATCGAAAATCCCAACCGCGACATGATGGAGCACCTGTTCCAGCTGACGCGCACGGTCAGCCGTCCGATCGCCATGTTCGTCGATCGCTCCGACACAGCCTCGATCGAGGCAGCTGTCGATGCCGGCGTCTCGGCCTATATCGTCGACGGATTGAAGAAGGAACGCGTCAAACCAATCCTCGACATGGCCGTCAGCCGCTTCAATGCCTTCAACCGGCTACGGCGGGAGCTTGCCGATGCCCGCTCCGCGCTCGAGGAACGCAAGCTCATCGAGCGCGCCAAGGGCATATTGATGAAGATGCGCGGCCTGTCGGAGGAAGAGGCTTTCGCCCTGCTGCGCCAGACAGCGATGAACGAAAAGAAGAAGATGTCGGAAATCGCCCAGAGCGTCGTCACTGCCGCGGGGCTGTTGATGTAA
- a CDS encoding CmpA/NrtA family ABC transporter substrate-binding protein, translated as MDMMTTTSSSGGDMPSPVRVNNEGPKVLRAGFIPLVDASVLIAAAEFGFARKEGLTLDLVKDVSWANVRDRLAFRQFDIAHMLSPMPVASMLGLGSNPSPTITPFSLGRGGNAITLSTRLFDRMRDDAELQETASALDNARALAKTLAAMRARGEPLPTFGVTYPFSSHNYEFRYWLAAGGIDPDKDVKLVVVPPPMTSDALAAGAIDGFCVGAPWNMVASERGVGRIVAAKQDIWPSAPEKVIGMRPDWAESHPETVSRLIVALDAAARWCDRPENHDALAAALADPRYIAAPVEIIRRVLAGEFSLDAKGNRRIITDYFMFHSGFANYPRPSHALWIYSQMIRWGQAEVSLNMARAAASAYRPDLYRTALGDDNAPEDADIRIEGGDEGDRFMDGHVFDPARLPDYVAGFAVKSALPFVCNDEV; from the coding sequence GTGGACATGATGACAACGACCTCCAGCTCCGGCGGCGACATGCCCTCGCCCGTGCGGGTGAACAACGAAGGGCCGAAAGTACTGCGGGCCGGTTTCATTCCGCTCGTCGATGCATCGGTGCTGATTGCGGCGGCGGAATTCGGCTTCGCGCGGAAGGAAGGCCTGACGCTCGATCTCGTCAAGGACGTCTCCTGGGCGAATGTGCGCGACCGCCTGGCATTCCGCCAGTTCGACATTGCCCACATGCTGTCGCCGATGCCGGTGGCCTCCATGCTCGGTCTCGGCTCCAATCCCTCGCCGACGATCACGCCGTTTTCGCTGGGGCGCGGCGGCAATGCGATTACGCTGTCGACGCGGCTCTTCGACAGGATGCGCGATGACGCGGAATTGCAGGAAACGGCAAGCGCGCTCGACAATGCCCGCGCCCTGGCAAAAACATTGGCGGCAATGAGGGCGCGCGGCGAGCCGCTGCCGACTTTCGGGGTCACCTATCCCTTCTCCTCGCACAATTACGAATTCCGCTACTGGCTGGCAGCCGGCGGCATCGATCCCGACAAGGACGTCAAGCTTGTCGTGGTGCCGCCGCCCATGACTTCGGATGCACTTGCAGCCGGTGCGATCGACGGTTTCTGCGTCGGCGCGCCGTGGAACATGGTCGCTTCGGAGCGCGGCGTCGGCCGCATCGTCGCCGCCAAGCAGGACATCTGGCCGTCGGCGCCGGAAAAGGTAATCGGCATGCGGCCGGACTGGGCGGAAAGCCATCCGGAAACCGTTTCCCGGCTGATCGTGGCACTCGACGCGGCAGCCCGCTGGTGCGACCGGCCGGAAAATCACGACGCGCTGGCGGCAGCTCTTGCCGACCCGCGCTATATCGCTGCCCCCGTCGAGATCATTCGCCGTGTACTCGCCGGCGAATTCAGCCTCGACGCAAAAGGCAACCGCCGCATCATCACCGATTATTTCATGTTCCATTCCGGCTTCGCCAATTATCCCCGGCCAAGCCATGCGCTGTGGATTTACAGCCAGATGATCCGCTGGGGACAGGCCGAGGTCAGCCTCAACATGGCAAGGGCCGCAGCATCCGCCTACCGCCCGGATCTCTATCGCACGGCTCTCGGTGACGACAACGCACCCGAAGATGCCGATATCCGCATCGAAGGCGGTGACGAGGGCGACCGTTTCATGGACGGCCACGTCTTCGACCCCGCGAGGCTGCCGGACTATGTCGCAGGTTTTGCCGTCAAAAGCGCCCTCCCCTTCGTTTGTAACGACGAGGTATAA
- a CDS encoding ABC transporter permease, whose amino-acid sequence MNKHASGDRRFWYAQQKGTLFAALLFVAMFALYVSNHPAGFTPNVVQTASNKATLLAFVAMAQCLVVITAGIDLSAGMVLVLCNCLASWLVVGTPLQTGAGVVVVLLAGLGCGMLNGLIIIFGRLQPIVATIATSAIFYGLALLLRPTPGGSVNEDLADAFTSKLLGVVPASLVMLLAVIVVIWVPFSRSAIGRAAYAVGSAENAAYMSAMPVKRAKLTAYALGGLLSAIGGLYLTFFSYTGEAAFASGNAYTLYSIAAVVLGGVSLAGGRGSAVGAVFGALAFRTIGDLLFVFDFDPLWQPLFQGVVLMLAIGIGCIGLSRVRNRLEWFQ is encoded by the coding sequence ATGAACAAGCATGCTTCCGGCGACCGGCGGTTCTGGTATGCGCAGCAGAAGGGAACGCTGTTTGCAGCACTCCTCTTCGTCGCCATGTTCGCCCTCTACGTCTCGAACCACCCGGCGGGCTTCACGCCCAACGTCGTGCAGACGGCTTCGAACAAGGCGACGCTGCTCGCCTTCGTCGCCATGGCGCAGTGCTTGGTCGTCATCACCGCCGGCATCGATCTCTCAGCCGGCATGGTTCTTGTGCTCTGCAATTGCCTTGCATCCTGGCTGGTCGTTGGCACGCCGTTGCAAACTGGAGCGGGTGTCGTCGTCGTGCTGCTCGCCGGGCTCGGCTGCGGCATGCTGAACGGGCTCATCATCATCTTCGGCCGGCTGCAGCCTATCGTGGCGACGATCGCGACCAGCGCGATCTTCTACGGGCTGGCGCTCCTGCTGCGACCGACACCCGGCGGTTCTGTCAACGAGGATCTGGCCGATGCCTTCACCTCGAAACTCCTAGGGGTCGTTCCGGCAAGCCTCGTCATGCTTCTCGCCGTGATTGTCGTCATCTGGGTGCCGTTCAGCCGCTCGGCGATCGGCAGGGCGGCCTATGCGGTGGGGTCGGCTGAGAACGCCGCCTATATGTCGGCAATGCCCGTCAAGCGGGCGAAATTGACAGCCTATGCGCTGGGCGGACTACTTTCGGCGATCGGCGGGCTCTATCTCACCTTTTTCTCCTACACCGGCGAAGCGGCGTTTGCGAGCGGCAACGCCTACACGCTCTATTCGATCGCGGCGGTGGTGCTCGGCGGCGTTTCCCTTGCGGGGGGCAGGGGAAGCGCCGTCGGCGCTGTCTTCGGAGCTTTGGCCTTTCGTACGATCGGCGATCTGCTCTTCGTCTTCGATTTCGATCCGCTTTGGCAGCCGCTGTTCCAGGGTGTGGTTTTGATGCTGGCGATCGGCATCGGCTGCATCGGTCTTTCCAGGGTCCGCAATCGATTGGAGTGGTTTCAATGA
- the nirB gene encoding nitrite reductase large subunit NirB, with product MTEKLVIIGNGMAPGRMLEHLFEQAPGRYEVTIFNAEPRVNYDRIMLSPVLSGEKDYEQIIIHGDGWYIKHGIMLYKGHKIVNIDRAAKTVTSDHGVTESYDKLVIATGSVPFIIPVPGKDLPGVITYRDLDDVQAMLLAAQSREKAVVIGGGLLGLEAAAGLAQRGMDVTVLHVMPTLMERQLDPAAGYLLQKAVEERGIKVICKANTKAIVGNGKVEGIELDDGRIIPATLVVMAVGIRPSVGLAKDAGLAVNRGIVVDSGMQTSDGDILALGECAEVGGMVYGLVAPLYEMARIAASHLSGDRSPSFVHADTPTKLKVTGIELYSLGDFADGDDREEIVLRDASAGVYKRLVLKDNKIIGTVLYGETADGAWFNDLKKKATDISEMRETLIFGQAYQGGSPLDPMAAVAALPDDAEICGCNGVCKGKITSTISGKGLTSLDDVRAHTKASASCGSCTGLVEQLMALTLGDSYNPAAVQPMCTCTELGHDDVRRLIKAKGLKSIPAVMQELEWKTSCGCAKCRPALNYYLVCDWPDEYADDYQSRFINERVHANIQKDGTYSVVPRMWGGVTNSNELRAIADVVDKFEIPMVKVTGGQRIDLLGIEKEDLPAVWADLGKAGFVSGQAYAKGLRTVKTCVGSDWCRFGTQDSTGLGIRIERFMWGSWTPAKLKMAVSGCPRNCAEATCKDIGVICVDSGFEIHFAGAAGLDIKGTEVLGLVRTEDEALEHIVALTQMYREQARYLERIYKWAKRIGLEEIRRQIMGDAEKRKAYYDRFVFSQKFAQVDPWSERVSGKDKHEFKPMATIGYPQAAE from the coding sequence ATGACCGAAAAACTTGTCATCATCGGCAATGGCATGGCGCCCGGGCGCATGCTGGAGCACCTCTTCGAGCAGGCGCCGGGTCGCTATGAAGTTACGATCTTCAATGCCGAGCCGCGCGTCAATTACGACCGCATCATGCTGTCGCCGGTTCTCTCAGGAGAAAAGGACTACGAGCAGATCATCATTCACGGCGACGGCTGGTACATCAAGCATGGCATCATGCTCTACAAGGGCCACAAGATCGTCAACATCGATCGCGCCGCAAAGACCGTGACCTCCGACCACGGCGTCACCGAAAGCTACGACAAGCTGGTGATCGCAACCGGTTCCGTGCCCTTCATCATTCCCGTTCCCGGCAAGGATCTGCCCGGCGTCATCACCTATCGCGATCTCGACGACGTGCAGGCGATGCTGCTTGCCGCTCAGTCGCGCGAAAAGGCTGTCGTCATCGGCGGCGGCCTGCTTGGCCTCGAAGCAGCGGCCGGCCTTGCCCAGCGCGGCATGGACGTCACCGTGCTGCATGTCATGCCGACACTGATGGAGCGCCAGCTCGACCCCGCCGCCGGCTATCTGCTGCAGAAGGCAGTCGAGGAGCGCGGCATCAAGGTCATCTGCAAGGCCAATACCAAGGCGATCGTCGGGAATGGCAAGGTCGAGGGCATCGAACTTGACGACGGCCGCATCATCCCGGCAACGCTGGTCGTGATGGCCGTCGGCATTCGCCCCAGCGTCGGTCTGGCGAAAGACGCCGGCCTTGCCGTCAACCGCGGCATCGTCGTCGATTCCGGCATGCAGACCTCGGATGGCGATATTCTTGCACTCGGCGAGTGCGCCGAAGTCGGCGGCATGGTCTATGGCCTTGTTGCGCCGCTCTATGAAATGGCCCGTATCGCCGCCTCGCATCTCTCCGGCGATCGCTCGCCTTCCTTCGTTCATGCGGATACGCCGACCAAGCTCAAGGTCACCGGCATCGAGCTTTATTCACTCGGCGATTTCGCCGACGGCGACGACCGCGAGGAGATCGTGCTGCGCGATGCCAGCGCCGGCGTCTACAAGCGCTTGGTGCTGAAAGACAACAAGATCATCGGCACCGTGCTTTACGGCGAGACCGCCGACGGCGCCTGGTTCAATGACCTGAAAAAGAAGGCAACCGATATTTCGGAGATGCGCGAGACGCTGATCTTCGGACAGGCCTATCAGGGAGGGTCGCCGCTGGACCCTATGGCGGCCGTTGCAGCCTTGCCGGATGACGCGGAGATCTGTGGCTGCAACGGCGTATGCAAGGGCAAAATTACCTCGACGATTTCAGGCAAGGGGTTGACCTCGCTCGACGACGTGCGCGCCCACACGAAGGCATCCGCCTCCTGCGGCTCCTGCACCGGCCTCGTCGAACAACTCATGGCGCTGACGCTCGGCGACAGCTACAATCCGGCTGCGGTCCAGCCGATGTGCACCTGCACCGAACTCGGTCATGACGACGTTCGCCGGCTGATCAAGGCCAAGGGCCTGAAAAGCATCCCTGCCGTCATGCAGGAGCTCGAGTGGAAGACCTCCTGCGGCTGCGCCAAATGTCGGCCGGCGCTCAACTATTACCTCGTCTGCGACTGGCCGGATGAATATGCCGACGACTACCAGTCGCGGTTCATCAATGAGCGCGTGCACGCCAACATCCAGAAGGACGGTACCTACTCCGTCGTTCCACGCATGTGGGGCGGCGTCACCAATTCGAACGAGCTGCGCGCCATCGCCGATGTCGTCGACAAGTTCGAGATCCCAATGGTGAAGGTCACCGGCGGCCAGCGCATTGACCTGCTCGGCATCGAAAAGGAAGACCTACCCGCCGTCTGGGCCGACCTCGGCAAGGCCGGCTTCGTCTCCGGCCAGGCTTATGCCAAGGGTCTGCGGACCGTGAAGACCTGTGTCGGCTCGGACTGGTGTCGCTTCGGCACGCAGGATTCCACCGGCCTCGGTATCCGGATCGAAAGGTTCATGTGGGGCTCCTGGACGCCGGCCAAGTTGAAGATGGCCGTCTCCGGCTGCCCGCGCAACTGCGCGGAAGCAACCTGCAAGGACATCGGCGTGATCTGCGTGGATTCCGGCTTCGAGATCCATTTCGCCGGCGCGGCCGGTCTCGACATCAAGGGCACGGAGGTCCTTGGGCTTGTCCGAACCGAGGATGAGGCACTGGAGCATATCGTGGCCCTGACGCAAATGTACCGCGAGCAGGCCCGTTATCTCGAGCGCATCTACAAATGGGCAAAGCGCATCGGCCTGGAAGAAATTCGCCGCCAGATCATGGGGGATGCCGAAAAGCGCAAAGCCTATTACGACCGCTTCGTCTTCTCCCAGAAATTTGCCCAGGTCGATCCCTGGTCGGAGCGTGTTTCCGGCAAGGACAAGCATGAGTTCAAGCCGATGGCGACAATCGGCTATCCCCAGGCTGCAGAATAA